ACTCTGCCATTAAAGAGTGAATTCATAACGTCTGTAAGACACCCTGGTACACCTGAAAGAGATGACCAGCATTCCTGTATGTCTTGATTCCCCGATAAAATCCCTGGTAAAGCGGCCTTACTCGCGATGATTCCAGAGACCTGTCTGTTTCCTTTAGATGGTTGACCGCAAGAGTTATTGAGCAAAGGAGCAAAGATGGGATTGGAGGGGAACAATTTAGACAAGCAATTTCCCTCAATCTCCGAGATGGTTTTGCAACAAGAGGAACCTATAATGCTGAATTGGCCATTGACAAGTGAACCAAAAACTTGAGTAAGACACCCTGGTATGTCTACAAGAGATGACAAGCACTGCCCATTTGCCCCTAAAAGTCCCCCAGCTCCAAGGTTTGGGAACAATCTAGTTATGTGTGGCAACAATCCAGATATTTCTGACAATCCAGGTATTTGAGGCAATCCAGGTGTTTGTGGCAACTGAGCTAGCCCGGTAGGAACCAACACTGCCAAACACGCATATATTAACATGAGAGCAATCCCTTGTGATTTATATGCCATGGTAGTTATCAAAAAGGATAAACTAGTAGTATGTGTGACTACTGGTTTATCAATGGTATTGGAGGACTCTTGAGGCTAATGGAAGCAAGAGGATGTGGATTTATAGTACTTACCAAAGACAGAAAAACTGAAACTTGTTTAAGTGTCATTGATGCATTAGTTTAATACATCAAAATCCGTTCTATTAATACCATCAATGCtagaaaactttcattaagatCACGATAAGTTATACTTCATTGATGTTGGTCATTTTTCCCAAAGATGTTcttgaaaataatgaatttaataataataatagacctGAAGGGGTCTTTTGGTATAAAGATCAAGGATTTTCAATAAAACTTCCATGGTTGTTGCTTAACTTTCCTAATAACCAAACGCAAAACAGTTGTCAACTTCTCATTTACAATATCCACGATTTtgtgtatatactatatataacaCACAGTATcttattagtttaaaaaaaaaaaaaaaatctcacagtACAAATACAcctcaaaaagagaaaaatagaaacatttcaataaatatataataagtgTTTTGATCCTTTTCTATTATTACTGTATATAAATCTTTTAACCCAACCTGCATGCGTACTACACAAAATATATTAATCGAATTTCTGTAAAAATTTTGACTaatgaattacattttttaaccCAACGTACAcactattgaattacatttttttctatattcttaATACGCGTGTCAAATTTCGAACTTATctgatgttatttactatttagtccATAAACTCccttttaatgcataattttaatataaaaatttggacTTAAATTTTCAACATTTAATAGATTAACGAGCTATTGATCTCtgatcattttaaaattttaaaggcATGGAGGTTATACTgtaaacatgtaattcaattgTAGATTTAGTGAAATTcacattcaagaaaaaaaaacattttaacttttgtaacaTTATTTAAAGCCACACTGGGTGTTGCTTGACAAATTATGCcagtaataataatatgaacAGATATATTACATTTATCTTTAATTAGTAGAATTTAAGCACTTGagaagtaccaaaaaaaaaaaaaaaaaccaaactaaaCTAAGCATCAGTAAAAAATTCATGaactttcaattaatttaaatatttgcgATATAGAACTTATTACTTATGGGATGGTGATTGGTGACCCTCTTTAAATGAATCAAAATAACTTTAagctt
This DNA window, taken from Quercus robur chromosome 2, dhQueRobu3.1, whole genome shotgun sequence, encodes the following:
- the LOC126701984 gene encoding uncharacterized protein LOC126701984; the protein is MAYKSQGIALMLIYACLAVLVPTGLAQLPQTPGLPQIPGLSEISGLLPHITRLFPNLGAGGLLGANGQCLSSLVDIPGCLTQVFGSLVNGQFSIIGSSCCKTISEIEGNCLSKLFPSNPIFAPLLNNSCGQPSKGNRQVSGIIASKAALPGILSGNQDIQECWSSLSGVPGCLTDVMNSLFNGRVNFFGPTCCKAITLVSDHCLPKLFPFNPAFHSTVKNVCLTGSGVGGPTASPLGVDQITVSKLYLQGKLPFPGLSDGN